In one window of Acidobacteriota bacterium DNA:
- a CDS encoding HD-GYP domain-containing protein, with protein sequence MSTTAVKTRTDQKFMPIHLDSLRVDSVLDFDLYLKVDKRLVLYRSANLAFTERTRQKLLENNVDRLYVAFESKQKYQRYIETNLDKILKDPEIQEIKKAGILYETSSNLVRDVLSNPSYGENIQRSKDLVSNTVQFVLKGREAFLNLLKITSFDYYTYTHSVNVCTFGVALAQQLGFSDEHFLHELGTGALLHDVGKSKISDRIINKRTALTPIEFEIMKKHPNWGVEILQETDMIHEASYYPVLQHHERGDRRGYPSGLSLDEMHIYSKVVAIADSFDAMTTERVYQRAMDTFPALKIMFSLKGAYDEQILHAFVELMGPSGLLDL encoded by the coding sequence ATGTCAACAACCGCCGTCAAGACCCGGACTGACCAGAAATTCATGCCTATCCACCTTGATTCGCTCAGGGTGGATTCGGTTCTTGATTTCGATCTTTACCTGAAAGTCGACAAGCGCTTGGTGCTTTACCGGTCGGCCAACTTGGCCTTCACCGAACGGACCCGCCAAAAGCTGCTTGAAAACAATGTAGACCGCCTGTACGTCGCCTTTGAATCCAAGCAGAAATATCAGCGCTATATCGAAACGAATCTGGACAAGATTCTCAAGGATCCGGAGATCCAGGAGATCAAGAAGGCCGGTATCCTGTACGAGACGTCCAGCAACCTGGTCAGGGACGTGCTGAGCAACCCCAGCTACGGGGAGAACATTCAGCGTTCGAAAGACCTGGTGTCCAATACCGTTCAGTTTGTTTTGAAAGGACGCGAGGCCTTTCTGAATCTGCTGAAAATCACGTCCTTCGACTACTATACATATACCCACTCCGTAAACGTGTGCACTTTCGGCGTGGCGCTGGCCCAGCAACTGGGGTTCAGCGACGAGCACTTCCTGCACGAGCTGGGCACCGGGGCGCTGCTGCACGATGTCGGCAAGTCAAAAATCTCGGATCGCATCATCAACAAGCGAACCGCGCTGACACCGATCGAGTTCGAGATTATGAAGAAGCACCCGAACTGGGGAGTCGAAATCCTTCAGGAAACGGACATGATCCACGAGGCGTCGTACTACCCCGTTTTGCAGCACCATGAGCGGGGAGACCGACGAGGCTACCCCTCGGGCCTCTCACTTGACGAGATGCACATCTACTCCAAGGTCGTCGCCATCGCTGACTCGTTCGATGCCATGACGACCGAGCGCGTTTACCAGCGGGCCATGGATACCTTCCCGGCCCTGAAGATCATGTTCTCGCTCAAGGGCGCCTACGACGAACAGATCCTTCACGCCTTTGTCGAACTCATGGGCCCTTCGGGCCTGCTTGACCTGTAA
- a CDS encoding YCF48-related protein encodes MHRIACSLFLIILIALVGCSEDEPTAPAVPILTLSADSLEFFAVAGGPNPPAQRIIVVNAGVGDMTFTATSPADWISVSYWQGTNGDTIRVAVSTARVQAGTNIDSIPVSSPQAGNTPQYIKVVFTVSNAISANPNSLTFSMLSGSLEPDTQYFQVVNEGGDFMTYNVSKGADWLSLTRTSGTAPDSIGVVVNPVGLSGGAYVDTLTVSSPEATNDSVHVAVTLTISSWMVSNQGLSVVHDLQGLFVFPPDVAWAVGFIGNAPEHSGVVFKSSDSGRTWEGKLSRTRTSFGGIHFVNSLSGCVVGDSAVIMRTSDGGETWHDVTGLPIDPTYSLWTVGFVGADTGWTVGSGGKILRTIDGGDTWQVQTSGTSMSLAAIEFVNSSSGWIVGNSATILHTVDGGGSWVPQTSPIHNDLWGVTFIDADNGFIVGSAGTMLHTTNGGANWTPVVIDVSDKLQDITFVDNLHGWAVGREGVIIHTSDGGANWLPQFTETQNWLYAVRFFDASIGLAAGEGGTMLRTMSGGF; translated from the coding sequence ATGCACAGAATCGCGTGTAGTCTTTTTCTCATTATTCTCATCGCCCTGGTTGGTTGCTCCGAAGACGAGCCGACAGCGCCGGCAGTACCGATACTGACACTCTCAGCGGACTCGCTTGAATTTTTTGCCGTTGCGGGCGGACCCAACCCGCCGGCACAAAGGATAATCGTGGTCAATGCCGGCGTGGGCGACATGACCTTCACCGCAACCTCGCCGGCCGACTGGATCAGCGTGTCCTACTGGCAGGGGACTAACGGCGACACGATCAGGGTCGCCGTCTCCACGGCCAGAGTGCAGGCCGGTACCAACATCGATTCCATTCCGGTCTCGTCGCCTCAGGCGGGCAACACGCCGCAGTACATCAAGGTGGTGTTCACCGTATCCAACGCCATCTCAGCCAACCCCAACTCCCTCACGTTCTCGATGCTGTCCGGGAGCCTGGAGCCGGACACCCAGTACTTCCAGGTGGTCAACGAGGGCGGCGACTTCATGACCTATAATGTAAGCAAAGGGGCAGACTGGCTGTCGTTGACTCGGACATCCGGGACGGCTCCCGACTCCATCGGTGTGGTGGTCAATCCCGTCGGTTTGTCCGGCGGCGCGTACGTCGACACACTCACCGTCTCATCCCCGGAGGCGACGAACGACTCGGTTCACGTGGCGGTCACCCTGACCATCAGTTCTTGGATGGTCTCCAACCAGGGATTGTCGGTGGTTCACGACCTGCAAGGGCTTTTCGTGTTTCCTCCCGATGTGGCGTGGGCGGTCGGTTTTATCGGCAACGCGCCGGAACACTCCGGAGTGGTGTTCAAGAGTTCCGATTCCGGCCGGACGTGGGAAGGCAAGTTGAGCCGTACAAGGACGTCTTTCGGCGGTATTCACTTCGTCAACAGCCTGTCCGGTTGCGTCGTGGGCGACAGCGCCGTGATCATGAGAACATCTGACGGCGGCGAGACGTGGCACGACGTTACGGGTCTCCCGATTGACCCCACTTATTCGCTTTGGACGGTCGGCTTTGTCGGCGCCGATACCGGCTGGACGGTCGGTTCCGGAGGCAAAATCCTGCGCACCATCGACGGAGGCGATACCTGGCAGGTTCAGACCAGCGGCACGAGTATGTCCCTGGCGGCCATTGAGTTCGTCAACAGTTCCAGCGGCTGGATCGTCGGAAACAGCGCCACCATCCTGCACACTGTAGACGGCGGCGGAAGCTGGGTTCCCCAGACGTCCCCCATCCATAACGATCTGTGGGGTGTCACCTTTATTGACGCGGACAACGGCTTTATCGTCGGCAGCGCAGGCACCATGCTGCATACGACCAATGGCGGTGCGAACTGGACACCGGTGGTGATTGACGTCTCGGACAAGCTACAGGATATCACGTTCGTTGACAACCTCCACGGCTGGGCGGTCGGTCGGGAGGGAGTCATCATCCACACCAGCGACGGAGGCGCCAACTGGCTGCCCCAGTTCACCGAAACTCAGAACTGGCTGTACGCCGTACGCTTCTTCGATGCAAGCATCGGCCTTGCAGCCGGCGAGGGGGGCACGATGCTGCGAACGATGAGCGGCGGGTTCTGA
- a CDS encoding DUF3078 domain-containing protein, which produces MLHPIRKTAQGLILLLLMPAIIVAATDSTGAGWKKSLIADFTATQTAYSDSWVGGEAGAVSWVGNVNGVAEKQLKPWLDFRSTLRLSFGQTLTQDTAKEWSKPRKSTDLIDWENVGRFTLESYLDPFVAFRLESQFLDASFEPKKRSFTPLKLTESAGLTRKFYERETDQVISRLGFALRQIFKNVIIDTTALSTTDSTLTDGGIESVTDVTYTLSERLRYTGKLTLYRAFFFSGKDEVAGTAFEDDWKAIDVNWENIVNASITRILTVNFYTQFLYDKQVTRKGRLKQTLGIGFVLKLA; this is translated from the coding sequence ATGTTACACCCAATCAGAAAAACCGCGCAGGGCTTAATCCTGCTGCTGCTGATGCCCGCAATCATTGTGGCGGCCACTGACAGCACCGGTGCAGGCTGGAAAAAATCGCTCATAGCTGATTTTACGGCCACCCAAACGGCATACTCGGATTCCTGGGTCGGCGGCGAAGCAGGAGCTGTCAGTTGGGTCGGCAACGTCAACGGCGTCGCGGAAAAACAACTCAAACCCTGGCTTGATTTCCGCTCGACGCTCCGACTCTCTTTCGGTCAGACCCTGACCCAGGATACGGCCAAGGAATGGAGCAAACCCAGGAAGTCGACCGACCTTATCGACTGGGAAAACGTAGGCCGCTTCACGCTGGAGAGCTATCTCGATCCGTTCGTGGCTTTCCGGCTGGAATCGCAGTTCCTGGATGCTTCCTTCGAACCCAAGAAGCGCTCTTTCACGCCGCTGAAACTGACGGAGTCCGCCGGACTTACGAGGAAGTTTTACGAGCGGGAGACGGACCAGGTCATCAGCCGGCTCGGCTTCGCCTTGCGCCAGATTTTCAAGAACGTCATCATCGACACCACCGCGCTTTCAACGACCGATTCAACCCTGACCGACGGCGGCATCGAGTCCGTGACCGACGTGACGTACACGCTCAGTGAACGGCTCCGGTACACCGGAAAGCTCACCCTGTACAGGGCGTTCTTCTTTTCCGGAAAGGACGAGGTTGCAGGGACCGCGTTCGAGGATGACTGGAAGGCCATCGACGTCAACTGGGAGAACATCGTAAACGCCTCGATCACCAGAATCCTGACCGTGAACTTTTACACCCAGTTCCTTTATGACAAGCAGGTCACCCGGAAAGGCCGACTGAAACAGACGCTCGGTATCGGTTTTGTCCTGAAACTGGCCTAG
- a CDS encoding mechanosensitive ion channel domain-containing protein, whose amino-acid sequence MENILDKVVEWGALYGTKILGALAILIIGRLLVGVLANIVRRLMTRSKADVILTRFVTSLTRIALLTFVVIAAIGALGVQTTSFIAVIGAAGLAIGFALQGSLANFASGVMLVIFRPFKAGDYIEAGGTAGVVEEIHIFNTVLTTPDNKKVIVPNSKITGDNITNYSAKEIRRLDLVFGIGYGDDIRKAKQVLEQILRQDSRVLTDPAPTVAVLELADSSVNSAVRPWVKTADYWPVHFDLVEKVKLAFDEQGISIPFPQRDVHMHQVTVS is encoded by the coding sequence ATGGAAAACATTCTCGACAAGGTAGTCGAGTGGGGTGCCCTGTACGGGACTAAGATCCTGGGCGCCCTGGCGATACTCATCATCGGTCGCCTCCTTGTGGGCGTTCTTGCGAACATTGTCAGGCGCCTGATGACAAGAAGCAAGGCGGACGTCATCCTGACCAGGTTCGTAACCAGCCTGACCAGGATCGCCCTGCTGACCTTTGTGGTCATCGCGGCTATCGGCGCGCTCGGCGTTCAGACGACTTCCTTCATCGCCGTAATCGGTGCCGCCGGTCTCGCAATCGGCTTTGCCCTGCAGGGCTCACTGGCCAATTTCGCCTCGGGCGTAATGCTGGTCATTTTCCGTCCCTTCAAGGCTGGAGACTATATCGAAGCCGGCGGGACGGCCGGCGTGGTGGAGGAAATCCACATCTTCAACACCGTTCTCACAACGCCAGACAACAAGAAAGTCATCGTTCCCAACAGCAAGATAACGGGAGACAACATCACCAACTACTCGGCCAAAGAGATACGCCGGCTCGACCTCGTCTTTGGCATCGGCTACGGCGATGACATCAGGAAGGCCAAGCAAGTGCTGGAGCAGATTCTCAGGCAGGACTCCCGCGTGCTGACCGATCCCGCCCCGACCGTTGCCGTCCTGGAACTGGCCGACAGCTCCGTCAACTCCGCCGTCCGCCCGTGGGTGAAAACCGCCGACTACTGGCCGGTCCACTTCGACCTTGTCGAAAAGGTGAAGCTGGCCTTTGATGAACAGGGTATTTCGATCCCGTTTCCACAGCGGGACGTCCATATGCATCAGGTAACCGTAAGCTAA
- a CDS encoding cation:proton antiporter — translation MRFLTNRRLWHLLAIIGVYAGYSIAFASNGPESAEGGGNHGGPVLVVLLELIVILLAAKLGGDFFERFKQPAVLGELVMGMIIGNLHLIGFDVFEPFKHNLTLEILAEIGVIILLFEVGLESTVREMMKVGVTSFMVAVFGVVAPFFLGWGVGVIFLPNEPTLVHVFIGATLTATSVGITARVLKDIGKITSTEAKIILGAAVIDDILGLVILAVVSGIIVATASGDAGGISSAAVLWIVAKAVLFIIGAVVIGSLVLPTYFKLGFRLKGTGVLLSFSLLICFLLAYVAGAVGLAPIVGAFAAGLILEEVQTKNFRDRGEHQLQELIAPIATFLVPIFFVRMGMLVDLTTFGQVQILGFAVVLTLAAIVGKQVCALAVWDKAINRFAVGLGMIPRGEVGLIFAGIGAKLMLDGNAVVSTSTYSAVVIMVIVTTLVTPPVLKMSLLRGEKQK, via the coding sequence TTGCGTTTTCTGACGAACAGACGGCTATGGCACCTGCTCGCCATTATCGGAGTTTACGCCGGCTACAGTATTGCCTTTGCATCGAACGGCCCTGAGTCTGCCGAAGGGGGTGGCAACCACGGCGGGCCGGTCCTCGTCGTACTCCTCGAGCTGATTGTCATTCTTCTTGCCGCAAAACTGGGCGGCGACTTCTTCGAACGTTTCAAACAACCGGCTGTGCTTGGTGAGCTGGTCATGGGCATGATTATCGGTAACCTGCACCTGATCGGCTTCGACGTCTTCGAACCGTTCAAGCACAACCTCACGCTGGAAATCCTGGCTGAGATCGGCGTCATTATCCTGCTCTTCGAGGTGGGACTGGAATCGACGGTCCGCGAGATGATGAAGGTCGGCGTGACGTCGTTCATGGTTGCCGTCTTCGGCGTCGTGGCTCCCTTCTTTCTCGGCTGGGGCGTCGGGGTGATCTTCCTGCCTAACGAACCGACACTGGTCCATGTCTTCATCGGCGCCACCCTGACCGCTACTTCGGTCGGCATTACCGCGCGCGTGCTGAAAGACATCGGTAAAATTACGAGCACGGAAGCCAAAATAATTCTGGGGGCGGCTGTAATCGACGACATTCTCGGCCTGGTGATACTGGCCGTGGTTTCAGGTATTATTGTGGCCACGGCTTCAGGAGACGCCGGGGGTATCAGCTCCGCGGCCGTTCTGTGGATCGTGGCCAAGGCCGTGCTGTTTATCATCGGGGCGGTTGTAATCGGATCGCTGGTGCTCCCCACCTACTTCAAGCTGGGCTTCAGACTTAAGGGGACCGGGGTACTTCTGTCATTCAGCCTTCTGATCTGTTTCCTGCTGGCGTATGTGGCCGGTGCCGTCGGCCTGGCCCCGATCGTGGGCGCCTTTGCCGCCGGTTTGATTCTCGAGGAAGTGCAGACCAAGAATTTCCGGGATCGCGGTGAACACCAACTCCAGGAACTGATCGCCCCCATTGCCACCTTCCTGGTGCCCATCTTCTTCGTGCGCATGGGAATGCTCGTCGACCTGACCACCTTCGGCCAGGTGCAGATTCTCGGTTTTGCCGTTGTGCTCACCTTGGCCGCCATCGTCGGCAAGCAAGTGTGCGCGCTGGCCGTCTGGGATAAAGCCATCAACCGATTCGCCGTCGGCCTGGGCATGATCCCTCGTGGTGAAGTGGGGCTGATTTTCGCCGGCATCGGGGCCAAGCTGATGCTTGACGGCAATGCCGTGGTGTCCACGAGCACCTATTCGGCGGTGGTCATCATGGTTATCGTCACCACGCTCGTGACGCCCCCCGTGCTCAAGATGTCGCTGCTTCGAGGAGAGAAGCAAAAATAA
- the mfd gene encoding transcription-repair coupling factor, whose protein sequence is MDVQTVSSAGQLTRVRRRWCEYSPFVQVLERLRAAGRLPITVTGLTGSSEALLLASLTEAVGRPILAVTSKAEEAQEVYEDLLFLLGADKVGLFPARQILPYDFRAPVGEVMGQRISSLAGLLKQSLSVVICPVRALLEPTIRRDELRASLVDLRCGQETDLDGLVARLVRLGFRNVPLVEEVGDFARRGGLVDLFTPGSPVPVRVEFFGDEVDTIRQFDVSTQRTVGRLDRVEVLPRREIPITQETLESYLGHLPEEDADYIRARYLNDPDLPGLEWLSVLFGLRQGSLLEYLSEDSLFYLQGSNSLEAEAEAILAEAHGLYERLKSRLTRLPTPREYYWPVDETFARLGQGVVINRVPFRGGRADIIGFECKPHPSLGSRLDLLAETVRRFHADGIAHFIATDSQTQATRLSELITEKTNLELPVHVEVANLRGGFVCQAGGIAVLTDHEIFNRYHRRIRKKKFREGVAISDYSSLHRGDYVVHTDHGIARYLGLETITVDGRNRDCLALQYADNVRLFVPIEEFNRVSKYCGKDAAPTLTRLGGPAWDKLKKRTKKAIADMAQDLIRLYAERKSNDGYAFGEDSVWLKQLEASFPYDETPDQQKAIGDVKRDMTDGRPMDRLICGDVGYGKTEVAVRAAFKAMDGGKQVAVLVPTTILAQQHFQTFTERLAEFPVNIALLSRFRTRKQQAHTVSELISGKVDLVIGTHRLLSADVGFKDLGVLIIDEEHRFGVKHKEKLRRLKATVDTIAMTATPIPRTLQMSLMGVRDMSVIETSPKDRLPIITEVVEFDPAIIATAVLREIDRGGQVFFLHNRVQTIDAMYNYLKKLLPEAEIGIAHGQMHERSLEGVMLSFVRGRYDVLLCSSIIESGLDIPSANTLIVNRADRFGLAELYQIRGRVGRSSRRAYAYLMTPPTRLISADAMKRLRALEAHSDLGAGFALAMRDLEIRGAGTILGPRQSGFIEELGYDLYNRLLEEAVAELKGHRIVRLPDTKLDMDIEIHLSDRYVPDSRQKVDVYRRLADCRNLDVVERIREEVTDRFGVPPQSATNLFDATAVKISAALLEIERVRIRQGRVSLLFIEDRKLTRREVESLRKATDCPMEFSLTGQQGISLDLSRVAEDRQLSYLRGVLGKV, encoded by the coding sequence ATGGATGTACAGACTGTATCTTCCGCCGGACAACTGACGAGGGTCCGACGGCGCTGGTGCGAGTACTCGCCCTTCGTGCAGGTCCTCGAGCGGTTGCGCGCCGCCGGACGCCTGCCGATTACAGTCACCGGCCTGACAGGGTCTTCCGAAGCGCTCCTGCTGGCCTCTCTTACCGAGGCCGTCGGCCGCCCGATTCTTGCCGTGACGTCGAAAGCCGAGGAGGCGCAGGAGGTCTACGAGGACCTGCTGTTTCTTCTCGGGGCGGACAAAGTCGGACTTTTCCCGGCGCGGCAGATTCTTCCGTACGATTTCCGGGCTCCGGTCGGCGAGGTGATGGGTCAGCGGATCTCGTCGCTGGCCGGCCTGCTCAAGCAATCACTTTCGGTCGTCATCTGTCCCGTTCGAGCATTGCTGGAACCGACAATCCGGCGTGACGAACTTCGGGCGAGCCTGGTCGACCTCCGGTGCGGTCAGGAAACCGATCTTGACGGGCTGGTAGCGCGTCTGGTTCGGCTGGGTTTCCGAAACGTACCGCTGGTGGAGGAGGTGGGTGATTTCGCCCGCCGTGGCGGGCTGGTGGACCTCTTTACGCCCGGGTCGCCGGTGCCCGTCCGGGTGGAGTTTTTCGGCGACGAAGTGGATACTATCAGACAGTTTGACGTCTCAACCCAGCGCACTGTCGGCCGGCTGGATCGAGTCGAAGTGCTGCCCAGGCGCGAGATTCCCATCACCCAGGAAACGCTGGAATCGTACCTCGGGCATCTGCCGGAAGAAGACGCCGACTACATCCGCGCCCGGTATCTCAACGACCCGGACCTGCCCGGCCTGGAGTGGCTGTCGGTTCTTTTTGGGCTCAGGCAGGGCTCGCTCCTGGAATACCTGAGCGAGGACAGCCTCTTTTATCTTCAGGGGTCCAACTCGCTCGAGGCGGAAGCCGAGGCCATTCTCGCCGAAGCGCACGGGCTTTACGAACGTTTGAAAAGTCGGTTGACGAGACTGCCGACGCCCCGGGAGTACTATTGGCCCGTTGACGAAACCTTCGCCCGTCTCGGCCAGGGGGTGGTCATCAACAGGGTGCCGTTCCGCGGCGGCCGCGCGGACATAATCGGATTTGAGTGCAAACCCCATCCGTCGTTGGGCTCGCGCCTTGATCTTCTGGCGGAGACGGTGCGGCGGTTCCATGCCGACGGTATCGCGCATTTCATCGCCACCGACAGCCAAACCCAGGCCACCCGGCTGTCTGAACTCATCACGGAAAAGACCAATCTCGAGTTGCCGGTGCACGTTGAGGTGGCTAACCTTCGAGGGGGCTTCGTCTGTCAGGCCGGAGGCATTGCCGTTCTGACCGATCACGAAATCTTCAATCGTTACCACCGGCGAATCAGGAAGAAGAAGTTCAGGGAAGGGGTGGCCATATCCGACTACTCCAGCCTGCACCGGGGTGACTACGTTGTCCACACCGATCACGGCATTGCCCGTTACCTGGGTCTGGAGACGATCACGGTCGATGGCCGCAACCGCGACTGCCTGGCCCTTCAGTACGCGGACAACGTTCGCCTGTTCGTTCCCATCGAGGAATTCAACCGGGTCTCCAAGTATTGCGGCAAGGATGCCGCCCCGACGCTGACCCGGTTGGGCGGCCCGGCCTGGGACAAGCTAAAAAAGCGCACCAAGAAGGCGATTGCAGACATGGCCCAGGACCTGATCCGGTTGTATGCGGAGCGAAAGTCGAACGACGGGTACGCTTTTGGTGAAGACAGCGTCTGGCTCAAGCAGCTCGAGGCCTCGTTCCCGTATGACGAGACGCCGGACCAGCAGAAGGCCATTGGAGACGTCAAGCGGGATATGACGGACGGCCGGCCGATGGACCGCCTGATCTGCGGTGACGTCGGGTACGGCAAGACCGAGGTAGCGGTCCGAGCGGCCTTCAAGGCCATGGACGGCGGCAAGCAGGTGGCCGTTCTGGTCCCGACGACGATTCTGGCACAGCAGCACTTTCAGACGTTCACCGAACGGCTGGCCGAGTTTCCCGTCAACATCGCCCTGCTTTCCCGTTTCCGCACCCGCAAGCAACAGGCCCACACCGTGAGCGAACTGATCAGCGGAAAGGTTGATCTCGTGATTGGCACCCATCGGCTGTTGTCGGCCGACGTGGGGTTTAAGGACCTGGGGGTGCTGATCATTGACGAGGAGCACCGGTTTGGTGTCAAGCACAAGGAAAAGCTGCGCCGGCTCAAGGCGACGGTTGATACCATAGCGATGACGGCGACACCTATTCCGCGAACTCTGCAGATGTCGCTGATGGGTGTTCGCGACATGTCGGTGATTGAAACCTCCCCCAAAGACCGGTTGCCGATTATCACTGAAGTGGTCGAATTCGATCCGGCCATTATTGCCACGGCGGTCCTGCGGGAAATCGACCGTGGCGGGCAGGTCTTTTTCCTGCACAACCGGGTTCAGACGATCGATGCCATGTACAACTACCTTAAAAAACTGCTGCCTGAGGCTGAGATCGGTATTGCCCACGGCCAGATGCACGAAAGGTCTCTCGAGGGTGTCATGCTCTCGTTTGTGCGGGGACGGTACGATGTCCTCCTGTGCTCGTCTATCATCGAGTCAGGTCTGGATATTCCCAGCGCCAATACGCTCATCGTCAACCGGGCGGATCGGTTTGGCCTGGCCGAGTTGTACCAGATTCGCGGACGGGTCGGCCGCTCGTCCCGGCGCGCCTACGCCTACTTGATGACGCCGCCGACGCGTCTGATCAGTGCCGACGCCATGAAACGCCTTCGGGCGCTCGAGGCCCACTCGGACCTTGGCGCCGGCTTTGCCCTGGCCATGCGTGACCTGGAAATTCGCGGGGCCGGGACCATCCTTGGCCCCAGGCAGTCCGGTTTCATCGAAGAGCTCGGGTATGATCTGTACAACCGGCTGCTCGAAGAAGCGGTGGCCGAACTGAAAGGCCACCGGATTGTCAGGCTGCCGGATACCAAACTTGATATGGACATCGAAATACACCTCTCAGACCGGTACGTCCCGGACAGCCGGCAGAAGGTCGATGTCTACCGCCGGCTCGCTGACTGCCGTAACCTCGACGTGGTGGAGAGAATCCGCGAGGAGGTCACCGATCGGTTTGGCGTTCCGCCGCAGTCGGCGACCAATCTTTTCGATGCTACGGCGGTCAAGATCTCGGCCGCCCTGCTGGAGATAGAGAGGGTCAGGATCCGTCAGGGCCGGGTTTCGCTTCTCTTTATCGAGGACCGCAAGCTGACCCGCCGGGAAGTGGAATCGCTCCGGAAAGCCACGGATTGTCCGATGGAATTCTCTCTGACGGGACAGCAGGGCATCAGTCTTGACCTGAGCCGGGTGGCTGAAGACCGGCAGCTGAGCTACCTTCGCGGCGTGCTGGGGAAGGTGTAG
- the motA gene encoding flagellar motor stator protein MotA, which yields MSIFIGLAIVLGSVLGGFLIHGGQILALNQPSEFLIIGGAALGSLVIATPFPVIKSIVRQIKSVVGGGMKKQDYLELLVMMYEVFNVARRDGLVGLENHIEKPHESSILQRYPAFLKNEHAVAFFADTMRVIISGSVQPHDLEDLMDEDIEVLYEEGLQPSQALSTVADSLPGLGIVAAVLGVVITMAALDGPPSEIGHKVAAALVGTFLGILGCYGFVGPLAGSLKHRTHDLKQYLSCMKQALLSFHKGVAGVIAVEFARRSLFAEARPGFIELEEACKEAKKR from the coding sequence ATGTCAATATTTATCGGCCTTGCCATTGTTCTGGGTTCGGTGCTCGGCGGCTTTCTGATTCACGGCGGTCAGATACTGGCCCTGAACCAGCCGTCAGAGTTTTTAATCATCGGCGGGGCGGCGCTCGGCTCGCTGGTTATCGCCACGCCGTTTCCCGTGATAAAAAGCATAGTCAGACAGATCAAAAGTGTTGTGGGCGGGGGGATGAAGAAGCAGGACTACCTGGAGTTGCTGGTCATGATGTATGAGGTGTTTAATGTGGCGCGTCGGGACGGTCTGGTGGGGCTTGAGAACCACATTGAGAAACCCCATGAGAGCAGCATCCTGCAGCGGTATCCCGCCTTTCTGAAGAACGAGCACGCGGTGGCGTTCTTCGCGGATACCATGCGGGTCATTATCTCCGGTTCCGTACAGCCGCATGATCTGGAAGATCTGATGGATGAGGATATTGAGGTGCTCTACGAAGAGGGGCTGCAGCCGTCGCAGGCACTGAGCACGGTTGCCGACAGCCTTCCGGGCCTGGGCATTGTCGCGGCGGTGCTGGGCGTGGTAATCACGATGGCGGCTCTGGACGGTCCGCCGTCGGAGATCGGTCACAAAGTGGCCGCAGCACTGGTCGGAACGTTCCTTGGCATTCTGGGCTGCTACGGTTTTGTCGGCCCGCTTGCGGGCAGCTTGAAACACCGGACCCACGACCTTAAGCAGTATCTCTCGTGCATGAAACAGGCCCTCCTGTCATTCCACAAGGGAGTCGCCGGTGTGATCGCGGTGGAGTTCGCGCGCCGTTCACTTTTTGCCGAGGCACGGCCCGGGTTCATCGAACTGGAAGAGGCGTGTAAGGAAGCCAAGAAAAGGTAA
- a CDS encoding flagellar motor protein MotB: MAEHNGEQPIIIRRKRRSRHGAHGGAWKVALADFMTALMAFFLVMWMVGQKDDVREAVAGYFRNPAQFSRQGKSGVLEGSASAIKLDAEEIGLVESERSRDSRPSSAETTQLSLAAKKMLQELSKQDVFDKLKKNIKVHMTSEGLRIILNESEDSPAFFEPGSAKLLQKSAIILVTIAKELGTLKNRLVVEGHTDVSYTGQKDYTNWELSADRANSARQLMEVSGLWDRQVLEVRGFADQFPMIQNDPTDSRNRRVTIVVLYESRERQYDQIEVGADLMAEIL, translated from the coding sequence GTGGCAGAGCACAACGGCGAACAGCCAATAATCATACGGCGAAAGAGAAGGAGCCGTCACGGCGCACACGGGGGCGCCTGGAAGGTAGCGCTGGCGGACTTTATGACCGCCCTGATGGCGTTTTTCCTTGTCATGTGGATGGTCGGGCAGAAGGATGACGTCAGGGAGGCCGTGGCCGGGTACTTCCGTAATCCCGCCCAGTTCTCGAGGCAAGGCAAATCGGGCGTCCTGGAGGGTTCCGCATCCGCGATAAAGTTGGATGCCGAAGAAATCGGTCTGGTGGAATCTGAGAGAAGCCGGGACTCGCGCCCCTCGAGCGCCGAAACGACACAGCTCTCGCTGGCCGCCAAGAAGATGCTGCAAGAGCTTTCCAAGCAGGACGTGTTCGACAAGCTCAAGAAGAATATCAAGGTTCACATGACCTCTGAGGGGTTGCGGATCATCCTGAACGAGTCCGAAGATTCTCCCGCGTTCTTTGAGCCGGGCTCGGCCAAACTATTACAGAAAAGCGCGATTATCCTCGTCACCATCGCCAAGGAGTTGGGGACGCTGAAAAACCGGCTGGTGGTTGAAGGCCATACGGATGTGAGCTACACGGGGCAGAAGGACTACACCAACTGGGAACTCTCGGCCGACCGCGCCAACTCAGCCAGACAATTGATGGAAGTCTCCGGCCTCTGGGACAGGCAGGTGCTCGAGGTGCGGGGGTTTGCCGACCAGTTTCCGATGATCCAGAACGACCCCACCGATTCGCGTAATCGCCGAGTGACGATTGTTGTCCTGTATGAGTCCCGGGAACGGCAGTATGACCAAATCGAGGTGGGGGCGGACCTGATGGCGGAGATACTCTGA